A window of Streptomyces sp. NBC_01142 genomic DNA:
CCTGCAGCGCATGGAACAGAGGATCGCCCGTCGGCCGAAGGCATTGCTGGGCGGAATGTCCGTGCCGCATTCAACGCACTTCTTCGTCTCGAGTGTTGTTCGCAGGAAGTCGGGGTCACGACCGGTGACGGCAGCAAGGCGGTCCCAGGACGGTGTGCCGCGGGGGCCAGGTGGTTCGTTGAGGAACTTCCGCAGGTAGGGCGACGGGAGATGGTTGGCTTGCGCGAGGCGTCTGATGAAAGTGGGACCTCCCTCTCCCGCCTTCGGCCGGACCTGAAAGGGGAGTGGAACAAGCTGCAGGCCGACCTCGACAGGCGCTGTCACCACCGATTGCCCGCCGTTGGCGGGTTGTTCGGGCGGTCACGTCCCGAGGCGATGTCCAGGTCGACGGCCAACAACCCGCTCTTGGTAATCTTCTCGCTGCCAGTCAGGATGGCATCGACGGCAGCCCCGCGGATCTGGTGGGCGAGGGTGCCGATCATGCCGCCGGTCCGGGTGTTGAGGAAGCGATCGAGGCGGGCCAACGTGCCGCGCTTGTGCCGGTGCAGGAGGAGGGTTTCCTCCATCTGCGCGACCAGTCCCTTCCATTCCTTGTTGTAGGGGAACGGGTGGGTGGCCACGGGGGTGAAGCGCCCTGCGATCTGGTCACCGCGGGTGCCGGAGAGGAGGCCTCCGGACTCGACGTCGATTCCTGCATAGGCGAACGTCGCCGGGATGCGCTCGGAGAAGTACTTGAGGGTGTCGGATGCCTCGGCTCCGTGCCGCGTGTGCAGGGAGATGTTGTGGATCTCGTCGACCAGGACGAGGCCGGTGCGGGCGGTGGTGCAGACGCCGACCACGGCCTCGGTCAAGTCGGTGATGTTCAGGCTGCGGGTGACGGGGAGGCCGAGGAAACGAGCGAACTCGGCTGCGATCATGCGAGGCGTCGCGGCCGGCGGAACGGTGATGTAGATGACCGGAATGCGCTCGTCCTGGCCTGGGTGTCGGCGCCGGTCCACGAGTTCGTGGGCCAAGCCGAGTTGGGTGAGAGCGATCGTCTTGCCGGTGTTCGCAGGCCCTGAGACGAGAAGTCCGCGGCGGGCACTGATCGCGCCCCGGTTCAGGATGATCAGGCGACGTCCGCAGGTCACGGTGTGCCGGACCGTGGACGTGGCGATCACTTGCAGGCGCGCGTGATGGTTCAGCCGATCGTCGTCGTACGTATTCTTCTTCTCTTTCGCCAGCGGATCGGACTCGGCCGCCTCGACGAGCGCCTCGTACTCGCTCTCGCTCATGATGACCATCGGCTGGCTCAGGAAGGTCGCGATAAACGAGCGCCATCCAAGCAGGGTGGTCAGATGCCGGCCGAAGTCGTCGCTGGCTTGGCCGGACAGCGGCATGGTCACGAACGTCTCCAAGGGTCCTCAAGCGGGTCGAAGAGTCCCAGTGGGATCACCTCAGCCATCTCTTCCTCGTCCACGGATTCCTCGGCGGCTGACGCGTCTGCGGGCTGCGGCTCGGGAAGGACGGCAGGGGCAGGAGCCGTCACCTTGGTCCGGGCCACCACTTGGCGGTCACGCTTGGAGGGCCTGTTCTTCTTCCTCTTCTGGCCGGGCTCGGCCGGATCCGGTCCGGCGTTCGCACGGGTCAGCAAAGCGGCCACGGCCTCGGCGAGTTCTTCCTCGGTGGCCTTGGGAAGCTGGTGACTGACGTGGTCCCAGGCGAGATCGCCGAAGGGAACAGGCGCCCGGTTCAAGTACTTCCACGTGGCCTGGATCCACTCGCCTTCACCGCGGTGGTTGCGTACCCAGACACGAGAGACGTCGTAGGGGTCGCGATGGACCTCCCAGAGCCCCCGCTTGGCCGTGACACCTGAATCGCGCCGACGCATGGGCCCGAGTCCCGGAGCATCGTAGGTGCGGTTGTTGATGCGAATACCGTAGGAGTTGACGACCCGCCAGGCAGCGGGCAGAAGCTCGGTGTAGTCGTCTGCGCTGAGCGCGACCGGGACATAGCCACTGGACTCCACCAGCGCGGCATACTTCTGGTTCGGAGTGAACAGCCGCCCCGGGTGGTCGGGGTCTCGCAGTCCGTCATGAGGGCGGTTCTGCCACTTGGCGACCACCCACTCGTCGAGGAGATCCTGCAACTCGGGCAGTGACCACAGGTTTTCCTTCTCCGGGTGCCGGCCGCGACGGTCAGTGTTACGGCCGGTGTATCCGGGGAGGAACTGCACGAACATCGTGGCAACCGAGCCCAGCATCTTCTCGATGTGGCCCTTCTCGAAGGGCGAGCCCTTGTGGGTCGGCTGGAAATCGATCTCCAGAAACCTGCACGATGCCCGGAAGTTGTGCGAGATGAACGCCTTTCCGTGATCGCAGACGATCATCTCCGGGACGATCACCGGCTTGGCAGCCGCGTGCTCCAGACGCTCATCCAGTGTCAGCAGTCGGCGGTGAGGCAGCACAGAGCGGGACATCTTGAGCGCGTCCACCCAGCCCGGCCGCATCAACTCGGGCGTGACGGTCCGCGCCAGCAGCACACTGGCATCGACGGACTTCGTCGACGGCCGCAGGACAAGCGCCGTCGGGGTCCGGGTCGCGACATCGATCATGCCTGTGAGCTCGACTTTGCCGACCACCCCGTTGTCGAGGCGAACCATCACGTCCAGCGGAGTGGAGTCGATCTGCATGACCTCACCCGGAGCGGTGACCGTCAGCTCTCCCAAGGTCGTGCCCGCCGTATGAGCCTTCGAACGGCGCGTCACCGCCGAGCCCAGGGCGTGAGTACCCGCCGTCAGTTTCTCCACCAACCGGTAGAGCGTGGCCCGGGAAGGCCACTTGGGCTCCGCTTGTCCGTCCTCGGCCTCGTCTTCGGTCTCCGTCTCGTCTTCGTCCTCGGTGTGCGTGAGGATCTCTTTCGTCCGCCAGATCAGGTAAGACGCGGTCCGAGTGGAGGGGTCGGCACCTTCCTCGATGGCCTGGCGCATCGCCTCGACCACTCTGGTGTCCACCGCCCCGAACTCCGGTCGCTTGCGGGCCGCCCGGCGATCTGCCAGCCCGGCAACCCCTTCCTTGAGGTAGCGGCGACGCAGCCGGGCGACCGTGTGGGCCGTCACCAGGCGACCGGACCGGGACAGCTCGGCCGCCTTGGCCTCGTCCCGTGCGGCCAACGACGTGCCCGCCCCGTATTCCTCGCGTGGCGTCGCGCCGGGCTCCGCGTCCGGCGGGAGTCCATGTACGACTTCCAGAATGTGGCCCTCCCACCACAGAGCCTGCTTGACCGCCGCGGCAGGCAGCAGGTCCAAGCCGGATGAGGCAGGCAACGGCATCTGCTCCGGTCGGAACAAGACCTCGAAGTCCTCCGCCGCGAACAGCTCAAGCAGAGCCACCACGCGATGCGGAGCCTCCGCGTCCTCCAGGACTGCGGCCTGCGCGGTCACTTCGAGCACTCCGCGGACCTGCCCGTCAAACCGAACCCGCTCGCCAACTGTCAGAATCGGCGGACGCCTCAGCCGGTCCATTGCCGCCGCCCCTTCGCCCAGACCAGGCTTCCGGTCTTCAGCAGCCCTCCCGAGAGATCCACCTTCAGCTTCCCCAACCACAACAGGTGGAACAGCACCGGCAAGACCTGGATCCGGTCGCCGACCAGCGCAGCACCATCCCACAGGCGCCTCGGCTCGCTGAAGACCTCCAGGAGTCGCTCGACTACCGCCTCCGGTCGACCGCAGCGTGCCCGGCGATACCGCGCCAGCCACCGAACGTTAGCCATGAGAATCGGCTGCGGACGGCCCGCCCACTCGAACTCCCAGCCCACCGCCGCGCAGGCCCGCTGAGTCACTGCGAAGGACTCCCGTGTGTCCTCGTCCATGTCGTCCTCGGCGCGGACATCCACAATCCGAGCCTGGCCCGTAGCCAGCCGGACAAAGTAGTCGGGAGCATGACGGCGCCGCCGTTTGCCGTCATGCCAGTGCAGCCAGAAGGGCTGCGAAGATATCGCCCTGACCTGCGGATCTTTATCGAGCAGGATCAACCGGTCTCGCTCGAGCCAGGACTCATAGCCCACGTGATCCCGTACGGTCGTCGAGTAGTACCAGCCTGCGAAACCCGGCGTTCCCTTGTCCCAGCGAAACGGTCGGACAGGTTCGACTGCCTCGAACGGAACCTGCCAACTCGCCCCCAGAGCGTGCTTGCGACGCTCGCCGTTACTGAGAAAGTCCAGCTCAAACGCTGTTAACGCTTCATCGCCGTACGCACGCGACAGCGCCTCCACCGCACCCCCAACCCGGCAGGCCGAGCGGATCCTCAACCTTCGGTGAGACTAACGAGCGCTTCAGCAACTTCGCTGAGATTCGCGGAATCTTCGCTGAGACAGGTCAGCAACCCCGGATTGGCCTTGGCCTGCGGCTTTGACCGGGCTCTACGGTCACTCCATGCGGATTCGAATCGTCGACGCCTTCACTGACCGCCCCTTCACCGGAAACCCCGCGGGAGTCCTTCTGCTGGACCGCGACGGCTTCCCCGCCGATTCCTGGCTCCAGCAGGTGGCGGCGGAGGTGAACCTCTCGGAGACCGCCTTCGCCCACCCGCTGCCCGCCGGCGGCGAGGCCGACTGGGCGCTGCGCTGGTTCACGCCGACCACCGAGGTCGGCATGTGCGGCCATGCCACCCTCGCCACCGCCCATGTGCTGCACACGACGGGGACCGCGAGCGGCACGGTGCGCTTCGCCGCGCGCTGCGGCACCCTGTCCGCCACCGCAGACGAGGACGGCACGCTCACGCTCGACTTCCCCACGTCCCCGCTCACCCCGGTCGAGGTCCCGGACGGTGTGGCCGAGGCTCTGGGCGCGAAGGTCCTGTCGGCCCACGACACAGGCCCCCACATCGGCGATCTGGTCCTCGAGCTGCCCGACGAGCGAGCCGTACGGGAGCTGACGCCGGACCTCTCCGCCCTCGTGGCGCACTCCGAACGCGGCATCATCGCCACCGCCGTCGCCGAGAACCCTTCCGGCGCCTACGACTTCGTCTCGCGCTGCTTCTTCCCCGGGGTCGGCATCGACGAGGACCCGGTGACGGGCAGCGCACACACCGCCCTCGCCCCTTTCTGGTCCGCACGCCTGGGCCGCGACGAACTGACAGGTCTCCAGGCCTCCGCCCGCACCGGCCTGGTCCACACCGCCCTGCGGGGTGAGCGCACTCTGCTGACCGGCCGTGCCGTGACCGTCCTCGACGGCGAGCTGCTCGCCGCGCCCTGATCCGCCCCCGGACACACCTCGGGGCGTACGGCACCCGCCGTACGCCCCATGTCCTTCACCGTGCGCCCGCGGCACACTCCGGCACCGCCCGCCCCGGTCACGGTGTGGGCAGCCACCCCACCTTCCCGGCGAGCAGCCCGTACCCGACGAAGGCGACGATGTCGAGCAGCGCATGCGCCGCCACCAGCGGCCCCACCCGCCCCCACCGCCGGTAGAGCAGTACGAACACCACACCCATCACCATGTTGCCGATGAAGCCGCCGATGCCCTGATAGAGGTGGTACGAGCCGCGCAGCACCGAACTCGCCACCAGCGCCGCCATCGGCGTCCACCCCAACTGCCCGAGTCTGCGCAGCAGATACCCGACGACGATCACTTCCTCCACCACGGAGTTCTGGATCGCCGAGAGGATGAGCACCGGGTACTTCCACCACACATCGGGCAGCGCTTCGGGCACCACGGTGAGGTTGAACCCGGCGGCGCGCGCCACGAGATAGAACGCGAGTCCGGCGCTGCCGATACCCGCCGCAACGAGCACGCCCCGCCCCAGATCCGGCCACGGCCTGGTCCGGTCGAATCCGATCGCCCGCAGCCCCACACCCTCCCTCAGCAGCAGATACGCGACGAGCGCGACAGGCACCAGCGCCGTCGTGATCCCGAAGAGCTGCCAGGCGAGATCAAGCCACGGCCGGCCGGGGGCGTACGACCCGTTCAGCGTTGCCGCCTGGTCCTTCAAACCCCCCGGTTTCGTCACTGATCCGACAAAGCTGATCAGCGCCGACACTCCGCTCGCGCCCAGCGAGAGGGCGAGCACCAGAAGCGTCTCGCACCGCAAGATCTCTCGTGACATGCCCTCTTGAGGAAGAGAATCAGCCACGCCTCCCGCCTTCGCCTGCACACCTGCCTCCAGTTGAGTAATCGCGTCTCATCCCCATCCTCGCCCCGCTAGGGTCTCGAATACAGGTACGAACATCGCGCGCGACAGGCCGGGGACGAGCGTCATCAAGATGACGCAGTCCCCTTTTCCTTGTTCATCGTTCAAGGAGGGGCACTACCGCATGGGACGTCACAGCTTGCCCGACGACGACGCGACGGACGGAGGCAGGTCCCGCCCGCGCGTACGCCGTCGCACGATCGCCATCGCCACGACACTCGTCCTCGCCGTGGCGGCAGGGACGGGCATCGCCGCGCAGAATGGCCTGCTGTCCTTCACCGGCTCGTGCGAGGACTCCGCCGTACGCCTGGATCTGATCGCCTCCCCCGACATCGCCCCGGCCGTGCGCGAAGCCGCCGTGCGGGCCCGTGAGGAGCAGATCACCTCCGACGGCCAGTGCATGGACGTACGCGTCGTGGCCCGCGAGAACCACAAGGTCGCACAGGAGCTGGCAGTCGACGCCGGCAAGCCCGAGTACGAGGTGTGGCTGCCCGATTCGGCCGTCTGGGCCGAGCGTGTGCAGGACCTGGGGGACGGAGTGCCCCTGACACCGGCCGGCAATGTCGCGACGACGCGCGTGGCCCTGGCCACGGTGCCCTCGGCGGGCAGCACACTGGGCTGGCCGAAGAAGACGTACACCTGGGCGCAGCTGACGGCGGCCGCCACCGAGACGGACTCGGTGCGCCTGGGCACCGCCGACCCCGCCCGCAGCGCCACCGGGCTGCTCGCGCTCACCAGCGTCTCGCAGTCCGCGCGGAAGGAGGGCCCCGAGGCCGACACCAGGGTCGCGGCCACCGCCAAACTGCTGTCGCAGCGGGTGTCCGAGGCGGATTCTCAGGTCGTGCGCACGCTGGCGCCGGACGAGCCGGGCAAGGGCGAGGCGGAGGACGGCGGCAAGGGCGGCAAGGGCGGCGGCAACAGCAAGGACGGCGACGACGACGCCCGGCGCAACCAGGCGGTGTTCCTCTCCGAGCAGGCGGCCTTCGCCCACAACTCCGCCGCCGACGGCAGTGGCCGCGACCTTGCGCTCTTCTACCCCAAGGACGGCGCGCCACAGCTGGACTACCCGTACCACCTGGTCGACGAGACCGAGCTCAGCACCGACGAGAGCCGGGCGGCCACCCGCTTCATGGCGCTCCTTGCCGACACACAGTCCCGGCGCACCCTGTCCGCCCACGGCTTCCGCCCGGCCGACGGCCCCGTCGGGGAATCCCTCGTACGCACCGCGGGAGGGCGCGCGCCCCAGCCGTACGCCACGACCGCGGCCCCGGCCGAACCACTGTCTCCGGACACCCTCCAGGAGACGCTCGGCATGTGGACGATCACCGTACAGAACGCCCGGCTGACCACGGTCGTCGATGTCTCGGGATCCATGCAGCAGCCCGTGCCGGGCCGTGAACCGCAGAGCCGGCTGGATGTCACCAAGGAGTCGCTGCTCGAGGGGCTCGGGCAGTTCACGTCCGAGGACGAGATCGGGCTGTGGGAGTTCGCGACGGGCCTGGACGGCTCGCGCGACTACCGCGAGCTGGTGGAAACGGCCCGGCTCGGCGGCCCCGCGAAGGGCGGCGGCACCCAGCGCGCACAGCTGTCGGCCGCCTTCGGCAGGCTCGCTCCCGTGCCGGACGGCGCGACCGGTCTGTACGACACGACGCTGGCGGCCTTCAAGGAGGCGCAGGCCACCTATGTGAAGGGCAAGTTCAACGCCGTGGTCATCCTCACAGACGGCTCCGACCAGGACCGGTTCAGCATCTCCCGCGACGAGCTGATCTCCCGGCTCAAGAAGCTCGGGGACCCGGAGCGCCCGGTGCCGCTGATCGCCATCGCCGTGGGCCCCGACGCCGACCGGAAAGAGGCCGACGAGATCGCCAGGGCTACGCGCGGCGCGGGGTACCAGGTCAGCGACCCGGCAGAAATCCAGGCGGTGATCCTGAAGGCAATCATGGCGATCGGGCAGACGCAGCAGACGGGGCGGACCGCTCAGGAGTGACGGCCGGGGCCGGGGAAACCGACCGGCCACGTGTGCACCGGCTCGCCTTCCTGCATCAGCTCGCAGTAGCGGCGGGTGGTCGCCGCGAGTGCCGCATCCCTCTCCAGTCCGGCCTCCAGCGCGCGATGGTAGGTCTCCGCCTGCCACGAGGCCCCGTTCACCCGTCGCCTGCACCGCTCCTCGATGACTCCCAGATAGAGGTCGCGGTCCGCGGGCTCGACGTTCCACGCGTCGAGCCCGGCCGCGGCAAGCGGCAGCAGTTCGTCACGTACGAGCTTGACGGCGGGCACCTGGGTGATGCCACCGGCCCGGCCCGGGCGCGGCCACCGGAGTTCGGCGTCGATGCCGTAGCGGCACGCGGTGTCGAAGTTCTCGGCCGCGGCGGCGAAGGGCAGCCGCGACCACACCGGCCGGGACTCCTCGGCGAGCGCGCGCACCAGCCCGTAGTAGAAGGCGGCATTGGCGACCACATCGGTGACCGTGGGTCCGGCGGGCAGCACGCGGTTCTCCACCCGCAGATGCGGGACGCCGTCGACGACTCCGTACACCGGGCGGTTCCAGCGGTAGACCGTGCCGTTGTGCAGGACGAGTTCCTGCAGCCGCGGTACGCCGCCGTCGTCGAGGACCCGCAGCGGATCCTCGTCGTCGCAGATCGGCAGCAGGGCGGGAAAGAAGCGCAGGTTCTCCTCGAAGAGGTCGTACGCCGAGTCCACCCACCGTTCGCCGAACCAGGTCCGCGGCCGTACGCCCTGGGCCTGGAGCTCTGGCGGGCGGGTGTCGGTGGCCTGCTGGAACAGGGGCGGCCGGGACTCGCGCCACAGCTCCTTGCCGAACAGGAAGGGGGAATTGGCACCCACCGCGATCTGCACCGCCGCCACTGCCTGGGCCGCGTTCCATACATCCGCGAACCGGCCCGGGGTCACCTGAAGGTGCAACTGCACGGAAGTACAGGCGGCTTCGGGTGCGATGGACGTCGAGGTGCAGGTCAGGCGCTCAACGCCGTCGATGTCGAGTATGAAGTCCTCGCCGCGCGCCGCAACGATCTGGTCGTTGAGCAGCATGTACCGATCAACGTCCGACAGGTTCGCGGAGACCAGGTCCTGCTGGGTGAGGGTCGGCAGAATTCCGATCATTACGATCCCCGAGCCGATCTCGGTGGCTTTGCGATGGGCATATCCAAGACCGGTGCGCAGCTCCTCGGCCAGCTGATCGAGAACGCGCCCGCCGAGCCGGTGAGGAACGATGTTCACTTCCAGGTTGAACATTCCGAGCTCGGTCTGGAAATCTTGGCTCGCGATTCGCTCGAGAACCTCCGCATTCATCATCCGCGGCATACCGTCGGCACCTGCGAGATTCAGCTCGATCTCGAGTCCCATGAGATTTTTGGGGCGGTCGAACCTCTTCTCCGCCAGCAGCCGTCCCAGTCCCTCCAGGCACTGCTGCAACTTTCTCCGATACTTTTGCCGATCGGACAGGTCCACTCCGCCTGCCTCGACCTTCTTCCCCATCGAAGGGTCCCTCCTCGGGTGGGCACACGTGGCGTCGGCCGCTCGTGTCACGGACGATAATGCCCAGACTGACTGATCCATAACGTCCCACAGACGGCCCGCGGCCGGTAGTGTGAACAGAGCACTCGAGCGGCACATTCCTGCGGCATGATGCAGGGCGCAGTTTCCACTGCCCACTGCCTGGTGAAAAACACCGACTGGTTTCGGCCTACCGCTTCGCAGGCATAATCCCAGGCCGCAGCTCTGCCTTCTCGAAAAATCGGCAGATACTCCGCAGGAAAAGGACCTGATACCGCCTTGCCAGAAATACGCACGACGGCTAGCAGAAACACTGCGTGAACACGTGTCGTATAAACTTCGTGAACGAGGCAGAGAGTTGGCGCCCGGCAGCCTTTCCAGCCCCCTCCGGCCGCGCACGCCGACAGTGCCCTCCGCACCTGCCCACGCTCCAACGTGTCTCCGAAGCGAGAGGCGACCCACCATGCCGCTGCATGTCCCCCCGGCCCCCGCGCCTGCCCTGCGCAGCGTCCTCGCGGCACTCAGTTCCCCCACAGCCGTACGCGAGGCCCGCACACCCGCCCTCAGGTCCGTCCAGGGACCTCTGAGCCCCGAACTCCCCCTCCCCGTCCATGTGCTGGACCGGATCGTGCCGAACAACGGCACTCCGTACACCCGGCTCACGGGCTGGCGCTTCCTGATCCGCAGCGGCGACCGAGCCGTCGCCGCTGCGGAGACGATGCTCACCCCCGACGGCTGGACCTTCTCGCACTTCTTCGAAGGGCCTTACATAGCCTCCACCGAACGCGCACTGCGCCAGGCGGAGTCGATGAGGACCCCCTTTCAGCCGCGCCTGCTCTCCATCCCCGAGCTCTACATGCTCACGCTCTGGCTGCACGGGGATACGGACGCCGACGCCTCGGCCGGTACACCCGAGCCGTCGGACTTCCTGGTGCCACTCGCCCCCGCTCCGCCCGGAATCGCGGCCCACCTGCCGCACCGGGTCGCCGATCTGCTGCCGGTGATGACCCTGCGGCTGACGTCGGCCCCACTGCTCGGCTCCCCGGCCTGACCACCGCCCGCCCGAAAGCCGCCCGCCTGCACGGCGCTCTTGCGCCCCGTGACCGCCCGGTCGCGGGGCGCATCGCTGCCCCATCCGGACTAGTCCAGACCGGCCCCCCGAACCACCCAAAAGGACAGTGGAGTTGAGCTGAACCGTCCGCCCGGGTGATACGTCATTAAGCAGTAAGAAGAGCTGCCGCGAAATCCCTGCGGATTGACGCCCGTGGGGCAACACTGGGATCGGACCGACAGATACGGGGGGCGGCCATGAACACCTCATCGAGCCGCAGGACACTCACCACAACGCAGCGAAAGAACCCACCCATGTGCCAGCACCAGCCAGCCTGCCCGACCTCCGACTCCGCCGACCGGGAAGCAGCGCGTCTCGTGGCGCATCACCCGGAGCAGGGCTGGAGCCTGCTGTGCAACGGCGTCCTGCTCTTCGAGGACACCGGCGAGCTGCTGCCGGACGGGCAGATCATCGCGCCGCACCGGCCGACGCAGCCAGGGCAGGTGATGACGGCCGCCTGAGCGCCGTCCGTACGACAAGGGGCCGGCCCGGAGACTGCTCTCCGCACCGGCCCCGACGCATACGCGCCGTTACGTCAGCCGTACGTCAGTTGTCGTACTCGTCCAGCGGCGGGCAGGAGCAGACGAGATTACGGTCGCCGAACGCACCGTCGATCCTGCGCACCGGCGGCCAGTACTTGTCCGCGGCACTCACGCCGGCCGGGAAGACCGCCTCGTCACGGCTGTAGGGGTGCTCCCACTCCCCGCCCAGCGCGGACGCCGTGTGCGGGGCGTTGCGCAGCGGGTTGTCCTCCGCGGGCCACTCGCCCGACGCAACCTTCTCGATCTCCCCGCGGATCGCGATCATCGTGTCGCAGAAGCGGTCGATCTCGGTCAGGTCCTCACTCTCGGTGGGCTCGATCATCAGCGTGCCGGCCACCGGGAACGACATCGTCGGCGCGTGGAAGCCGTAGTCGATCAGCCGCTTGGCGATGTCGTCGACACTGACGCCGGTCGCCTTCGCCAGCGGCCGCAGGTCCACGATGCACTCGTGCGCGACCAGACCGGCCGGGCCCGTGTAGAGCACCGGGTAGTGCGGCTCCAGGCGCTTGGCGATGTAGTTGGCCGCGAGCACGGCGACCTGCGTCGCGCGCTTGAGGCCCTCGCCGCCCATGAGACGTACGTACGCCCAGGAGATCGGCAGGATGCCGGCCGAGCCCCACGGAGCGGCCGAGATCGGTCCGACGCCGGTCTCGGGACCCGCGGTCGGCTGGAGCGGGTGGTTGGGCAGGTACGGGGCCAGGTGCGCCCGCACACCGACCGGACCGACACCCGGTCCGCCACCGCCGTGCGGGATACAGAAGGTCTTGTGCAGATTGAGGTGCGAGACGTCGCCGCCGAACTTGCCCGGCTTGGCGAGGCCGACCAGCGCGTTGAGGTTGGCGCCGTCGACGTACACCTGGCCACCGGCCTCGTGCACCTGCGCGCAGATGTCGGCGACGTGCTCCTCGAACACTCCGTGCGTGGACGGGTAGGTGATCATCAGTACGGACAGCTCGTCACGGTACTGCTCGATCTTGGCGCGGAGGTCCTCTATGTCCACCTCGCCGTCGTCGGCGGTCTTGACCACGACGACCTTCATGCCCGCCATCACTGCGCTGGCGGCGTTGGTGCCGTGCGCGGAGGAGGGGATGAGGCAGATGGTGCGCTGGGTGTCGCCGTTGGCGCGGTGGTACGCGCGTACGGCCAGCAGGCCGGCGAGCTCGCCCTGCGAGCCTGCGTTGGGCTGGATGGACACCGCGTCGTACCCGGTGACCTCGGCGAGACGTTCCTCCAGCTCGCGGATGAGCGTGAGGTACCCGGCGGCCTGCTCGACCGGCGCGAAGGGGTGCATCGCCCCGAACTCCGGCCAGGTGACCGGCTCCATCTCGGTGGTCGCGTTCAGCTTCATGGTGCAGGAGCCGAGCGGGATCATGCCGCGGTCCAGCGCGTAGTCACGGTCGGCGAGCTTGCGCAGGTAGCGCAGCATCGCGGTCTCGGAGCGGTGCTGGTGGAAGACGGGGTGGGTCAGGTAGTCGTCGCTGCGCAGCAGGTCCCGGGGCAGCGCGTCCGCCGCGGCCTCGTCCAGTGCCTCGATGTCGGCCTCGACGCCGAAGGCGGTCCAGACGGCGGCCAGCTGGCTGCGTCCGGTGGTCTCGTCGCAGGCGATGGAGAGGTGGTCGGCGTCGACGAGGTGGAGGTTGACCCCGCCCTCACGGGCGGCGGCGACCACCTCGGCGGCCTTGCCGGGCACGCGGGCGGTCAGCGTGTCGAAGTACGAACCGTGCACGACCTCGACACCGCCGGCCTTGAGCCCCTCGGCGAGCAGCGTCGCAAAGCGGTGGGTGCGTCGGGCGATCCCCCGGAGGCCGTCGGGACCGTGGTAGACGGCGTACATGCCCGCCATGACGGCGAGCAGCACCTGGGCCGTGCAGATGTTGCTGGTGGCCTTCTCCCGGCGGATGTGCTGCTCGCGGGTCTGCAGCGCGAGCCGGTAGGCCTTGTTGCCGTCCGCGTCCACGGAGACGCCGACGAGCCGGCCGGGCAGGCTGCGCGCGAACTTCTCACGGACGGCCATGTAGCCGGCGTGCGGACCGCCGAAGCCCATCGGGACGCCGAAGCGCTGAGTGGTGCCGACCGCGATGTCCGCGCCGAGCTCGCCGGGCGAGGTGAGAAGGGTCAGCGCCAGCAGGTCGGCGGCGACGGTCACGATCGCGCCGAGCTCGTGGGCCTGCTCGATGACGGGCTTGAGGTCCCGCACGGCTCCGGAGGCGCCCGGGTACTGCAGCAGCACGCC
This region includes:
- a CDS encoding TnsA-like heteromeric transposase endonuclease subunit; this encodes MEALSRAYGDEALTAFELDFLSNGERRKHALGASWQVPFEAVEPVRPFRWDKGTPGFAGWYYSTTVRDHVGYESWLERDRLILLDKDPQVRAISSQPFWLHWHDGKRRRRHAPDYFVRLATGQARIVDVRAEDDMDEDTRESFAVTQRACAAVGWEFEWAGRPQPILMANVRWLARYRRARCGRPEAVVERLLEVFSEPRRLWDGAALVGDRIQVLPVLFHLLWLGKLKVDLSGGLLKTGSLVWAKGRRQWTG
- a CDS encoding TniB family NTP-binding protein, yielding MPLSGQASDDFGRHLTTLLGWRSFIATFLSQPMVIMSESEYEALVEAAESDPLAKEKKNTYDDDRLNHHARLQVIATSTVRHTVTCGRRLIILNRGAISARRGLLVSGPANTGKTIALTQLGLAHELVDRRRHPGQDERIPVIYITVPPAATPRMIAAEFARFLGLPVTRSLNITDLTEAVVGVCTTARTGLVLVDEIHNISLHTRHGAEASDTLKYFSERIPATFAYAGIDVESGGLLSGTRGDQIAGRFTPVATHPFPYNKEWKGLVAQMEETLLLHRHKRGTLARLDRFLNTRTGGMIGTLAHQIRGAAVDAILTGSEKITKSGLLAVDLDIASGRDRPNNPPTAGNRW
- a CDS encoding PhzF family phenazine biosynthesis protein, with the translated sequence MRIRIVDAFTDRPFTGNPAGVLLLDRDGFPADSWLQQVAAEVNLSETAFAHPLPAGGEADWALRWFTPTTEVGMCGHATLATAHVLHTTGTASGTVRFAARCGTLSATADEDGTLTLDFPTSPLTPVEVPDGVAEALGAKVLSAHDTGPHIGDLVLELPDERAVRELTPDLSALVAHSERGIIATAVAENPSGAYDFVSRCFFPGVGIDEDPVTGSAHTALAPFWSARLGRDELTGLQASARTGLVHTALRGERTLLTGRAVTVLDGELLAAP
- a CDS encoding CPBP family intramembrane glutamic endopeptidase, with protein sequence MQAKAGGVADSLPQEGMSREILRCETLLVLALSLGASGVSALISFVGSVTKPGGLKDQAATLNGSYAPGRPWLDLAWQLFGITTALVPVALVAYLLLREGVGLRAIGFDRTRPWPDLGRGVLVAAGIGSAGLAFYLVARAAGFNLTVVPEALPDVWWKYPVLILSAIQNSVVEEVIVVGYLLRRLGQLGWTPMAALVASSVLRGSYHLYQGIGGFIGNMVMGVVFVLLYRRWGRVGPLVAAHALLDIVAFVGYGLLAGKVGWLPTP
- a CDS encoding Mu transposase C-terminal domain-containing protein is translated as MDRLRRPPILTVGERVRFDGQVRGVLEVTAQAAVLEDAEAPHRVVALLELFAAEDFEVLFRPEQMPLPASSGLDLLPAAAVKQALWWEGHILEVVHGLPPDAEPGATPREEYGAGTSLAARDEAKAAELSRSGRLVTAHTVARLRRRYLKEGVAGLADRRAARKRPEFGAVDTRVVEAMRQAIEEGADPSTRTASYLIWRTKEILTHTEDEDETETEDEAEDGQAEPKWPSRATLYRLVEKLTAGTHALGSAVTRRSKAHTAGTTLGELTVTAPGEVMQIDSTPLDVMVRLDNGVVGKVELTGMIDVATRTPTALVLRPSTKSVDASVLLARTVTPELMRPGWVDALKMSRSVLPHRRLLTLDERLEHAAAKPVIVPEMIVCDHGKAFISHNFRASCRFLEIDFQPTHKGSPFEKGHIEKMLGSVATMFVQFLPGYTGRNTDRRGRHPEKENLWSLPELQDLLDEWVVAKWQNRPHDGLRDPDHPGRLFTPNQKYAALVESSGYVPVALSADDYTELLPAAWRVVNSYGIRINNRTYDAPGLGPMRRRDSGVTAKRGLWEVHRDPYDVSRVWVRNHRGEGEWIQATWKYLNRAPVPFGDLAWDHVSHQLPKATEEELAEAVAALLTRANAGPDPAEPGQKRKKNRPSKRDRQVVARTKVTAPAPAVLPEPQPADASAAEESVDEEEMAEVIPLGLFDPLEDPWRRS